One region of Citrus sinensis cultivar Valencia sweet orange chromosome 6, DVS_A1.0, whole genome shotgun sequence genomic DNA includes:
- the LOC102609303 gene encoding organelle RRM domain-containing protein 2, mitochondrial, whose amino-acid sequence MAFASSFRRALSSGSSILKSQLGSIRYNSTLTSPRLFVSGLSRLTTDEKLKEAFAPFGQLVYSKVITDRATGRSKGFGFVSYTSIEEAERAREGMNAKYLDGWVIFVDPAKSREARPPPPPPPPYPEQQPSEMGFRTNKTIGWSG is encoded by the exons ATGGCGTTTGCTTCCAGCTTCCGTCGCGCCCTCAGTTCTGGTTCTTCGATTTTGAAATCGCAATTGGGTTCGATTCGTTATAATTCAACTCTCACTTCCCCTAGACTATTCGTCAGCG GTCTATCAAGACTTACAACTGATGAAAAGCTGAAGGAGGCATTTGCTCCATTTGGCCAGCTTGTCTATT CAAAAGTCATAACGGACAGAGCTACTGGAAGGTCAAAggggtttggttttgtttcATATACCAGCATAGAAGAAGCTGAGAGGGCTAGAGAAGGAATGAATGCGAAGTACTTAGACGGATGGGTTATTTTTGTTGACCCTGCCAAATCAAGGGAGGCCAgacctccaccaccaccaccaccaccatacCCAGAACAACAACCTTCTGAAATGGGTTTCAGAACAAACAAGACCATCGGTTGGTCCGGGTGA
- the LOC102609015 gene encoding uncharacterized protein LOC102609015: protein MGESAVCLEVPADGEMDVECSSRTESKQDRELLTDNVESDSFPNGKHAKEEALNDDIKSEVSNPVVSPKEFTSSLQDITSQETKLVTESCNQVLSTTSTGNLSSEETLSDGDERTESSYAETSRNDNNSGDVSKSHVVLEIPKHVSSSSGIRKITFKFSKRKEDYVAPLAYEEGRNYTLYDDLGSSGANDGVLCARNMEIKMSKKVVPNEYPTNVKKLLSTGILDGACVKYISTSRERQLDGIVNGGGYLCGCPLCNFSKVVSAHEFEQHAGAKTRHPNNHIYLENGKPIYSIIQELKTAPLGILEEVVKKVAGSSFNEGSFRVWKASHHLRKGLVEHDEKHNMKLPSLPHSIISCSSLALEESISPTSCSFVQDTGREQTHMKEMLEERKRGVKRPFMHQKRTAEGGTKKRDNDLHRLLFLPNGLPDGERLTYIVKGQRLRFGCKQGNGIVCDCCNKEISPSQFEAHAGMAARRQPYRHIYTSNGMTLHDIAISLAMGQRRTTGGSDDMCHVCGDGENLLLCNGCPLAFHAACLDPLLIPESGWRCPNCRQGHSSSMSRSVDLKGGLEAPGAEVGGCVICRSHDFSAATFDDRTVIYCDQCEKEFHVGCLRKNGLCDLKEIPKDKWFCCDDCNRIHAALQDFVSNRAQTIPASSLSTINRKHIEKGILFDGTINDVQWQMLKKAQCFEEKEKSLLSSATAIFRECFDPIIAECGRDLIPVMVYGRNISGQEFGGMYSVILTVKSVVVSAGLLRIFGREVAELPLVATYREYQGKGCFQALFSCIERLLCSLNVENLVLPAAEKAESIWTKKFGFRKMSKERLLKYQRDFQLTIFKGTSMLEKKVQCLPE from the exons ATGGGAGAAAGTGCTGTTTGTTTGGAAGTTCCAGCAGATGGAGAAATGGATGTGGAATGTTCTTCAAGAACTGAATCGAAGCAGGACCGTGAGTTGTTAACAGATAATGTTGAATCAGACTCATTTCCTAACGGGAAGCATGCGAAAGAAGAAGCTTTAAATGACGACATTAAATCGGAAGTTTCGAATCCGGTAGTTTCACCTAAAGAGTTTACATCGAGTCTTCAAGATATCACTAGCCAAGAAACCAAATTAGTTACAGAGAGCTGTAATCAGGTACTGTCCACGACGAGTACTGGGAATTTGAGTTCAGAGGAGACTTTAAGTGATGGAGATGAACGTACTGAAAGTTCCTATGCTGAGACTTCTCGAAATGACAACAATTCTGGTGATGTTTCGAAATCTCACGTCGTATTGGAAATACCTAAACATGTTAGTTCATCATCTggaattagaaaaattacatttaagtTTAGTAAAAGAAAGGAAGATTATGTGGCCCCTCTAGCTTATGAAGAAGGTAGAAATTACACTCTCTATGATGATTTGGGTTCAAGTGGAGCGAATGATGGGGTATTGTGTGCTCGAAACATGGAAATAAAGATGTCTAAGAAGGTTGTTCCTAATGAATATCCCACGAATGTTAAGAAGTTGTTATCAACTGGTATCCTCGATGGAGCATGTGTGAAGTATATTTCTACATCGCGGGAG AGGCAGTTAGATGGAATTGTAAATGGTGGTGGATATTTGTGTGGCTGTCCTTTATGTAATTTCTCAAAA GTTGTGAGCGCACATGAGTTTGAGCAACATGCTGGTGCCAAGACCAGGCACCCAAACAATCACATATATTTGGAGAACGGGAAGCCAATTTATAGTATCATTCAAGAATTAAAGACTGCTCCCCTGGGCATACTTGAAGAAGTGGTAAAAAAAGTGGCTGGTTCATCTTTTAATGAAGGGTCTTTTCGAGTTTGGAAAG CTAGTCATCATCTGCGCAAGGGATTGGTTGAACACGATGAAAAGCATAATATGAAGCTTCCTAGTCTGCCTCATTCCATCATAAG CTGCTCCAGTCTAGCATTAGAAGAAAGCATTAGCCCTACTTCATGTTCCTTTGTGCAGGACACTGGTAGGGAGCAAACACACATGAAGGAGATGCTTGAGGAGCGGAAACGTGGGGTGAAGAG ACCTTTCATGCATCAAAAGAGAACTGCTGAAGGGGGTACCAAGAAACg GGATAATGATCTGCACCGATTGCTCTTTCTACCTAATGGCCTCCCAGATGGGGAAAGATTGACTTACATTGTCAAAGGACAG AGATTGCGTTTCGGCTGCAAGCAGGGTAATGGTATAGTCTGTGATTGCTGTAACAAAGAG ATTAGCCCTTCTCAATTTGAAGCTCATGCTGGAATGGCAGCCAGGCGTCAGCC CTATCGTCATATCTATACTTCTAATGGAATGACACTTCATGATATTGCCATTTCCTTGGCAATGGGGCAAAGGCGTACTACTGGTGGCAGTGATGATATGTGCCATGTATgtggagatggagagaatcTACTTCTTTGTAATGGTTGTCCTCTTGCTTTTCATGCAG CATGCTTGGATCCGCTGCTGATCCCTGAAAGTGGTTGGCGTTGTCCGAATTGTAGACAGGGACACTCTTCAAGTATGTCCAGATCAGTGGATTTAAAGGGAGGGCTTGAAGCACCAGGAGCTGAAGTTGGTGGTTGTGTTATTTGCAG GAGTCATGATTTCAGTGCTGCTACTTTTGATGATCGAACGGTTATTTACTGTGATCAA TGTGAGAAGGAGTTTCATGTTGGTTGCTTGCGGAAGAATGGGCTATGTGATTTAAAG GAAATCCCGAAGGATAAGTGGTTCTGTTGTGATGACTGCAATCGAATTCATGCGGCGCTACAAGATTTTGTTTCTAATAGAGCACAGACAATACCAGCTTCATCATTAAGTACAATAAACAGGAAGCATATAGAGAAAGGAATTCTTTTTGATGGGACCATTAATGATGTTCAATGGCAAATGCTGAAAAAAGCTCaatgttttgaagaaaaagaaaaatcactgCTTTCTAGTGCTACTGCTATATTTCGA GAATGTTTTGATCCAATCATTGCTGAATGTGGGCGTGATCTGATACCTGTTATGGTCTATGG GAGAAACATCTCTGGTCAAGAGTTTGGGGGAATGTATTCTGTCATTTTGACTGTGAA GTCTGTTGTAGTATCTGCTGGTCTTCTTAGGATTTTTGGTCGAGAGGTTGCTGAGCTCCCTTTGGTGGCTACTTATAGAGAATATCAAGGAAAA ggtTGCTTTCAAGCATTATTCTCCTGTATTGAGAGGTTGCTGTGTTCCCTGAATGTGGAAAATCTGGTGCTCCCTGCGGCTGAGAAAGCTGAGTCCATTTGGACAAAGAAATTTGGATTCAGGAAGATGAGCAAGGAGCGG TTGTTGAAGTACCAAAGAGATTTCCAGCTAACGATTTTCAAGGGAACATCAATGCTAGAGAAGAAGGTGCAGTGTCTACCGGAATAA